In the genome of Montipora foliosa isolate CH-2021 chromosome 3, ASM3666993v2, whole genome shotgun sequence, one region contains:
- the LOC137997996 gene encoding urease accessory protein UreG-like, with translation MGDSEEKPCSFIKAGNINESTSDHSHHHHGGDRSHEHGRDNSHEHGHTHEFMSNPGMWSERDKLMNRSDWKQRAFTVGIGGPVGSGKTALVLALCRHLRDSHGVCVVTNDIFTREDWEFLVRNEALPEERMRAVETGGCPHAAIREDFSLNMEEVKDLTKTFQPDLVIIESGGDNLAANYSRELADYIIYVIDVAGGDKVPRKGGPGITQSDLLVVNKTDLAEAVGADLKVMERESAMMRQGGPTIFSQAKHLVGVKEIADHILAAYKEAVKH, from the exons ATGGGGGACTCTGAAGAGAAGCCTTGCAGTTTTATAAAAG CGGGTAACATCAATGAATCCACATCGGAtcattctcatcatcatcatggaGGTGATCGTTCTCATGAACATGGACGTGATAACAGCCACGAACATGGACACACTCATGAATTCATGTCGAATCCTGGAATGTGGTCAGAGAGGGACAAATTAATGAACAGATCAGATTGGAAACAG CGAGCATTTACTGTTGGCATTGGTGGTCCAGTAGGCTCTGGGAAAACTGCTTTAGTCTTGGCTCTATGCAGACATCTTAGGGATTCACACGGTGTTTGTGTTGTTACCAATGACATCTTCACCAG GGAAGATTGGGAATTTCTAGTGAGAAATGAAGCATTGCCAGAGGAAAGGATGCGGGCAGTGGAAACCGGAGGGTGCCCACATGCAGCAATCCGGGAG GATTTTTCACTGAACATGGAAGAGGTTAAAGATCTAACAAAAACATTCCAACCTGATTTGGTCATAATTGAGTCCGGTGGAGACAATCTCGCTGCAAACTACAGCAGAGAACTGGCAGACTACATCATATATGTCATTGATGTTGCAG GAGGTGACAAAGTTCCTCGTAAAGGAGGCCCGGGAATCACACAGAGTGACTTGTTGGTTGTAAATAAAACTGATCTGGCTGAAGCTGTTGGAGCTGATCTCAAG GTCATGGAACGGGAATCAGCAATGATGCGCCAAGGTGGCCCAACAATTTTCTCCCAAGCAAAACATCTTGTTGGTGTAAAGGAAATTGCAGATCACATTTTGGCTGCTTACAAGGAAGCTGTAAAACATTAA